The following proteins come from a genomic window of Nostoc sp. TCL26-01:
- the cdaA gene encoding diadenylate cyclase CdaA, translated as MRDLWKQWLVNLGWSQSLLLGTLDILFVLALTYMILVIISERRTLWMVRGFIVLMLASAISYRFGLPLLNFVLEKLVIGCAVAMAVALQSEFRRFLEQLGRGEFKQLFQPASLTIPKSDSVIDEIVEAVKELSKNRIGALLILETTGPIDERDFSVPGVKLNADVSKELIQTIFQPKTLLHDGATLIRGSRIVSSGIILPLSGRTASRQLGTRHRAAMGITERVENCICVVVSEETGSISLAERGTLNRPLTIRKLKESLETRLSPTVDREAVAPGLLSLGRQIGDKGLALVSRLLGLPSAASRDKK; from the coding sequence ATGAGAGATTTATGGAAGCAATGGCTGGTAAACCTGGGATGGTCACAGTCCTTGCTGCTGGGGACTCTGGATATTTTATTTGTCTTGGCGCTGACGTATATGATACTAGTAATTATTAGTGAGCGCCGGACATTGTGGATGGTGAGAGGATTTATTGTCTTGATGCTAGCCTCAGCCATCAGTTACAGATTTGGTTTACCCCTGTTAAATTTTGTTTTAGAAAAATTGGTGATTGGCTGTGCGGTGGCAATGGCAGTTGCCCTCCAGTCAGAATTTCGGCGTTTTTTGGAACAATTAGGACGCGGGGAATTTAAGCAATTATTTCAACCCGCTAGTCTGACAATTCCTAAGTCTGATAGTGTAATTGATGAAATTGTCGAAGCGGTTAAAGAACTCTCAAAAAACCGAATAGGAGCTTTGCTGATTTTAGAAACAACAGGCCCCATTGACGAAAGAGATTTTTCTGTGCCTGGGGTGAAGCTAAATGCGGATGTTTCTAAGGAACTGATCCAGACAATTTTTCAACCAAAGACTCTCTTGCACGATGGAGCAACCTTGATTCGTGGTTCGAGGATTGTATCTTCGGGTATAATTTTACCGCTTTCGGGACGCACAGCCTCGCGCCAGTTGGGAACACGCCACCGGGCCGCGATGGGAATTACTGAGCGAGTCGAAAACTGCATCTGTGTCGTTGTATCTGAAGAAACGGGTTCTATTTCTCTAGCGGAAAGGGGAACCCTAAATAGACCACTAACGATCAGAAAGCTCAAAGAGTCCTTAGAGACTCGATTATCCCCAACTGTCGATCGGGAAGCCGTTGCTCCTGGTTTGTTAAGTTTGGGTCGTCAAATTGGTGATAAGGGATTAGCATTGGTTTCACGGTTACTCGGTTTACCATCGGCCGCTTCTCGAGACAAAAAATGA